Proteins from a single region of Apium graveolens cultivar Ventura chromosome 7, ASM990537v1, whole genome shotgun sequence:
- the LOC141674082 gene encoding uncharacterized protein LOC141674082, with product MRFGIPVVLDSDNGPQFVGSDFEAYLKELGIKHKRASVEHPQGNGQVENHPRTGTNETPFKLAYGTEACIPIETGSPSHRVVNFDEISNIEGLKTNLELLDEVRDKAVKRMEGYKEKTKLHFGKKAKIREYEAGDFVLRHTEASDPTNQGKLQPNWDGPYRVKAVLRPGTYKLSYLGGTEVPNTWHEARLRKFYQ from the exons atgaggttcgggatcccggTAGTTCTCGACTCCGACAATGGCCCGCAGTTCGTCGGGTCTGACTTCGAGGCATATCTGAAAGAGCTCGGAATCAAGCACAAAAGGGCATCGGTCGAACATCCTCAGGGGAATGGACAGGTCGAA AACCACCCCAGAACGGGAACCAATGAGACCCCCTTTAAGCTGGCATATGGTACTGAAGCCTGCATACCAATCGAAACCGGGTCCCCTTCCCACAGAGTCGTCAACTTCGATGAGATCTCAAACATCGAGGGACTGAAGACCAACCTGGAGCTCCTAGACGAGGTAAGAGACAAGGCAGTAAAAAGGATGGAAGGTTATAAAGAAAAGACAAAACTCCACTTTGGGAAGAAGGCAAAAATCAGAGAGTACGAAGCGGGAGACTTTGTACTCCGGCACACCGAGGCCTCGGACCCAACCAATCAAGGAAAACTCCAACCCAACTGGGACGGCCCCTATAGGGTTAAAGCAGTGCTCCGaccaggaacctacaagctaaGCTATCTCGGTGGAACCGAAGTCCCAAACACTTGGCACGAAGCTCgcctaaggaaattctaccagtaA
- the LOC141674083 gene encoding uncharacterized protein LOC141674083, with the protein MPDVSGRLVNWAIELSQFNIKFVPCMTIKAQALAEFIMKCTFPEQRLPSSQEVTPEETNPGTKFWKLYVDGSSMAKRSGACLILISPEGFTIQQAMTFGFKATNNQAEYEALISGLKLAKSLGVSKMIFHSDSQIVVKQTSGEYIVKDPILAQYQAMVRNILEDTPDITILQINKEENSKADELSKLVQNMSDLASSVYFEELKTPSTERAEVLCIGSADNWMTPYIAYLKDGTLPEDQNKARYLKHKAAHFFLEDGQLYRRTFSAPTLKCVEPDEAKYYLREVHEGICGDHLATKALAYKVIRKGYYWTTVHYDSVDYVKKCPRCQKFSSVPRQSPILPASVLSPIPFAVWGIDIMGPFPRAKGDLRYVLVAIDYMTKWAEAKAMRIINTIVSSLWIQSS; encoded by the coding sequence ATGCCAGATGTCTCCGGAAGGCTGGTTAACTGGGCCATTGAATTAAGCCAATTTAACATCAAGTTCGTGCCATGCATGACAATAAAAGCGCAGGCCTTAGCAGAATTCATCATGAAATGCACCTTCCCGGAGCAACGACTACCCTCCTCCCAAGAGGTAACCCCGGAAGAAACTAACCCGGGAACGAAATTCTGGAAGCTCTATGTGGATGGATCATCCATGGCCAAAAGATCTGGAGCATGCCTCATCCTAATCAGCCCGGAGGGCTTCACCATTCAACAGGCAATGACTTTCGGATTCAAGGCAACGAATAATCAGGCTGAATATGAGGCACTCATCTCCGGGCTCAAATTGGCAAAATCTCTCGGTGTTTCAAAGATGATCTTCCACAGTGATTCTCAGATTGTGGTCAAGCAAACCAGTGGAGAATATATTGTGAAAGATCCAATATTGGCACAATACCAGGCAATGGTACGGAATATCCTGGAAGACACCCCCGACATCACCATACTTCAGATCAACAAAGAAGAGAACTCCAAAGCAGATGAGCTGTCCAAGCTCGTACAAAATATGTCAGACCTCGCCAGTTCAGTGTACTTCGAAGAACTCAAGACACCCAGCACAGAGCGAGCAGAGGTCCTGTGCATCGGGAGCGCAGACAATTGGATGACCCCCTACATAGCTTACTTAAAGGATGGGACGCTCCCAGAAGACCAGAACAAAGCTAGATACTTAAAGCACAAAGCTGCTCATTTCTTCCTGGAAGATGGCCAGTTATACAGAAGAACCTTTTCAGCACCCACCCTGAAGTGTGTGGAACCGGATGAGGCAAAATACTATCTCCGGGAAGTTCACGAAGGCATCTGCGGAGACCACCTAGCGACCAAAGCTCTAGCCTACAAAGTCATCAGGAAAGGATATTACTGGACGACAGTCCACTACGACTCCGTTGACTATGTTAAGAAATGCCCCCGGTGCCAGAAATTCAGCAGCGTTCCCAGGCAAAGCCCCATCCTTCCGGCATCGGTATTATCTCCGATCCCATTTGCTGTTTGGGGCATAGATATCATGGGCCCCTTTCCCCGAGCAAAAGGTGACCTCCGCTACGTCCTGGTAGCCATTGATTACATGACAAAGTGGGCAGAAGCTAAGGCAATGAGGATAATCAACACGATTGTATCAAGTTTATGGATTCAATCAtcatga